The following DNA comes from Cytophagales bacterium.
TAACTAGAGATTTAGAGATTTTATTTCAATCTGAAATTGTGGATATCACTAGCCGTGGAGGAAGAGGCAAAATTGTTACTCATGAAAATGGTATGCTCGTTGCAGGATTCAGCCATTTCGAAGACTTTTCGGCTAAACCATATGTTATCAGCCTTGATAATGAGGGACAAATTGTTACCTCTGAAAAATAAAGTAGGAAAAGAGCTTTTCTCTTCACCCGAAGAGCATAAGCTTTTCATTAAATAACGAAGTATCTACTATTTAAGAAAATTAATGAATGTCATTCGTCAGGGGAGAATATTCACGAACGACATTCATTAAATAATACCTAGTCCAAATTTGGCTGAGGCGTCATTCTCAAATAAGGCTTTACTTCTGTGTGACCTTTCGGGAATAATTCAGGAATCTGCTCATTGGAAACTGCAGGTACGATCACGCAATCATCACCATTGTTCCAGTTGACAGGAGTCGCCACCTTGTGGTAAGCAGTCAATTGAAGCGAATCGATCACACGTAGCAATTCATCAAAATTCCTACCCGTAGATGCCGGATACGTGATGATCAATTTTACTTTCTTATCAGGTCCGATCACAAAAACAGATCTTACCGTAAGCTTGTCATCAGCATTGGGGTGGATCATATCATACAGTGTGGCTACTTTCCTATCCTCATCGGCGATGATTGGAAAATTCACTTCCGTACCCTGTGTTTCATTGATATCTCCGATCCAGTCTTTGTGAGAAGCTAATCCATCAACGCTCAGCGCCACCACCTTGACGTTTCTCTGATCAAATTGCGATTTGTATTTGGACGCTGCGCCAAGTTCCGTGGTACAAACAGGTGTGTAGTCTGCCGGGTGAGAAAAAAGTACGCCCCAGCTTTCACCTAACCACTGATGAAAGTCAATCTCGCCTTCCGTAGTTTGTGCTTGAAAGTTGGGAGCTTCGTCACCTAATCTAATGGTACTCATAATGGAAACTTAAGTTTTATATAGTTTTAAGAACCTATAAAACACTAGCCCAAAAGAGATCGTTCTTTGTAGTCCGGGAAATTTGAAATAATGGATACCGGAGAAAGAAACACTTATTCCAAACTAAAACGCTATAATTATGAGAAATAAGCGGAACCGCAACCAAACATTTTAATAACTTTATTTGTAACTGTACTTTACAAGAC
Coding sequences within:
- a CDS encoding peroxiredoxin; the encoded protein is MSTIRLGDEAPNFQAQTTEGEIDFHQWLGESWGVLFSHPADYTPVCTTELGAASKYKSQFDQRNVKVVALSVDGLASHKDWIGDINETQGTEVNFPIIADEDRKVATLYDMIHPNADDKLTVRSVFVIGPDKKVKLIITYPASTGRNFDELLRVIDSLQLTAYHKVATPVNWNNGDDCVIVPAVSNEQIPELFPKGHTEVKPYLRMTPQPNLD